From one Gracilibacillus salinarum genomic stretch:
- a CDS encoding ribose-phosphate diphosphokinase, which yields MNDTYHNSKLKVFALSSNLPLAEEIVEHIGIDLGKSSVKTFSDGEIQINIEESIRGCDVFVIQSTYDPVEDHIMELLIMIDALKRASARSINVVMPYYGYARQDRKSRAREPITAKLIADLIQKAGAHRMISIDLHAPQAQGFFDIPVDPITAVPIIGSYLDAKQLEDIVVVAPDHSSVSRARHLADQLKAPIAIVDRRGPRDNASTISIVGEVENKTAIIIDDIIDTGHRISTTAESLQNHGTKQVYACTTHPVLSGSAVNKILDSGIKELIVTNTIPLNEEKQVNKVTQLTVAPVVAEAIIRLYEQQSVSSLYK from the coding sequence TTGAATGATACATACCATAATAGCAAATTAAAAGTATTTGCATTGAGTTCAAACCTTCCACTTGCTGAAGAAATTGTCGAACATATCGGAATTGATTTAGGAAAATCATCTGTTAAAACGTTCAGTGATGGGGAAATACAAATTAATATTGAAGAAAGTATCAGAGGCTGTGATGTATTTGTCATTCAGTCTACTTACGATCCAGTTGAGGATCATATTATGGAATTACTAATAATGATAGATGCATTGAAGCGAGCTTCTGCCCGATCCATTAATGTCGTCATGCCTTATTACGGCTATGCCCGCCAGGATCGCAAATCACGTGCAAGAGAGCCGATCACTGCCAAACTAATTGCAGATCTTATTCAAAAAGCTGGTGCACACCGGATGATATCGATTGACTTGCATGCCCCACAGGCACAAGGATTCTTTGATATTCCGGTCGACCCGATTACCGCTGTTCCAATTATCGGAAGTTATCTGGATGCAAAACAATTAGAAGATATCGTTGTGGTAGCACCAGATCATAGCAGTGTGTCACGTGCTAGACATTTAGCGGATCAGTTAAAAGCTCCAATCGCCATCGTCGATCGACGTGGCCCACGGGACAATGCATCTACTATTAGCATTGTCGGTGAGGTTGAAAATAAAACAGCGATCATCATTGACGATATTATAGATACCGGCCATCGAATCTCAACAACTGCAGAATCGTTACAAAATCATGGTACAAAACAAGTTTATGCTTGTACAACTCACCCTGTTCTTTCAGGATCTGCTGTAAATAAAATCCTGGATTCCGGTATTAAAGAATTGATCGTTACCAATACAATTCCGCTAAATGAAGAAAAACAGGTAAACAAAGTAACCCAGTTGACTGTTGCACCAGTAGTGGCAGAAGCCATTATCCGTTTATATGAACAACAATCCGTCAGTTCTTTATATAAGTAA
- a CDS encoding glycerate kinase, whose product MQIVVAPDSYKGSLSATDVAETIKQAIEALGDHNVITKPMADGGEGTIEAILSASSGEEIQLSTSGPLGETIQTSYAIIDQKNAIIETAMHAGLYQVTEDKRNPDLTTTYGMGQAILDALDKGCKKIIVGLGGSATNDGGLGLLQALGLEAYDEDGNTVDIFGKDLLRITSVNLEKLDPRLAKIDLRIACDVDNPLCGELGASNVYGPQKGATTDQIRQYDQALDQFAKLIENQMGTTFKDIAGAGAAGGLGFAFLTLGGSLQSGAKLIGEAIALPEAIKQADLVITGEGQSDEQTLYGKAPGYVAELANNYHVPAVLLSGSIGGDTTKLRKHFAGCFSIVNRPLSLAECMSNTSALLSEQVKQIISLIQAYK is encoded by the coding sequence ATGCAAATTGTTGTAGCACCAGATTCATACAAAGGGAGCCTGTCCGCAACAGATGTAGCCGAAACCATCAAACAGGCAATTGAAGCATTAGGTGATCACAACGTTATTACTAAACCTATGGCAGACGGTGGCGAAGGAACGATAGAAGCCATCTTATCCGCCTCATCAGGTGAAGAAATCCAACTGTCCACGTCAGGTCCGTTAGGTGAAACCATTCAGACAAGCTACGCTATTATCGATCAAAAAAACGCGATTATTGAAACAGCTATGCATGCAGGACTGTATCAAGTGACAGAAGATAAAAGAAACCCTGATTTAACTACTACATACGGAATGGGTCAAGCGATACTCGATGCACTTGATAAGGGCTGCAAGAAAATTATAGTTGGATTAGGCGGAAGTGCTACCAATGATGGCGGTCTCGGCTTATTACAGGCGCTTGGCCTAGAGGCCTATGACGAGGATGGAAATACAGTAGATATATTTGGAAAGGACTTATTGCGTATCACGTCTGTTAATCTGGAAAAACTAGATCCAAGATTAGCTAAGATCGATTTACGGATCGCTTGTGATGTAGACAACCCGTTGTGTGGTGAGCTTGGAGCAAGCAATGTATATGGTCCGCAAAAAGGTGCCACAACTGATCAAATACGTCAATATGATCAGGCATTAGATCAATTCGCAAAACTGATAGAGAACCAGATGGGTACTACTTTTAAAGACATTGCTGGTGCTGGAGCAGCCGGTGGTCTAGGCTTTGCATTCCTTACTCTTGGCGGCAGCTTGCAATCAGGGGCGAAGCTGATAGGAGAAGCAATTGCATTACCTGAGGCTATTAAACAGGCTGACTTGGTCATCACTGGTGAAGGACAGAGTGATGAACAAACGCTATACGGAAAAGCACCAGGATATGTAGCAGAACTTGCCAATAATTATCATGTTCCAGCTGTCCTGCTTTCTGGTAGCATTGGTGGAGATACAACAAAATTACGCAAACATTTTGCCGGCTGTTTCTCGATCGTAAATCGCCCTTTATCACTCGCAGAATGCATGTCGAACACATCTGCCCTCTTATCAGAGCAAGTCAAACAAATTATCTCACTTATACAAGCATATAAATAA
- a CDS encoding spore morphogenesis/germination protein YwcE yields MMMDILLIFLLVFSCTPFILWGDNWKKTAIGQIPLVVGAWYTFYQHMTAGIGTGEMLLWGIFFANIVYGHIAFTIVLLEMRKTIKQKQIIKKSVEFSK; encoded by the coding sequence ATGATGATGGATATATTGTTAATCTTTTTATTAGTATTTAGTTGTACACCATTTATATTATGGGGAGATAATTGGAAAAAAACAGCCATCGGGCAAATTCCATTGGTCGTTGGTGCATGGTACACCTTCTATCAGCATATGACTGCAGGAATCGGGACTGGCGAAATGCTGCTGTGGGGTATCTTCTTTGCTAATATCGTATACGGCCATATCGCATTTACCATCGTATTGCTTGAAATGCGCAAAACAATTAAACAAAAACAAATCATAAAAAAATCAGTAGAGTTTTCCAAGTGA